Proteins from a genomic interval of Lolium perenne isolate Kyuss_39 chromosome 1, Kyuss_2.0, whole genome shotgun sequence:
- the LOC139832531 gene encoding secreted RxLR effector protein 161-like — MSSTDTLSATDGTLLSAADATEYRSVVGGLQYLTITRPDVSYAVNRVCQYLHSPRDTHWSAVKRILRYVRSTLTFGLHLRPAPSALLSAFSDADWAGNPDDRRSTRGHAVLFGPNLIAWSARKQATVSRSSTEAEYKAVANATAELIWVQSLLRELRITQRQPPVLWCDNIGATYLSSNPVFHARTKHIEVDYHFVRKRVAKKLLQIRSQLRLREGVRLYILYMYSVTCDSGADKQTCHL, encoded by the exons ATGTCTTCCACTGACACTTTGTCTGCTACTGATGGTACTCTGCTATCTGCTGCTGATGCTACTGAGTATCGGAGTGTTGTCGGGGGTCTTCAGTACCTCACCATCACTCGGCCTGATGTTTCCTATGCAGTTAACCGTGTCTGTCAGTACCTTCATTCACCACGGGATACTCATTGGTCTGCGGTCAAGCGCATCCTGCGCTATGTTCGTTCCACTCTCACATTTGGACTTCACCTGAGGCCGGCACCTTCAGCTTTGCTCTCGGCCTTCAGTGATGCGGATTGGGCTGGTAATCCAGATGACCGGCGATCAACGAGGGGCCATGCAGTCTTATTTGGTCCTAACTTGATTGCCTGGAGTGCACGCAAGCAAGCTACAGTGTCTCGGAGTAGTACTGAAGCTGAATACAAGGCTGTTGCTAATGCCACTGCAGAGCTCATTTGGGTTCAATCTCTGCTGCGTGAGTTGAGGATTACCCAGAGACAGCCACCTGTTCTTTGGTGTGACAACATCGGTGCTACATACTTGTCCTCAAACCCAGTCTTTCATGCTCGCACGAAACACATTGAAGTTGATTATCACTTTGTGAGAAAACGAGTTGCTAAGAAGCTTCTGCAGATCAG GTCACAGttaagattgagggagggtgttagactgtATATTCTGTATATGTATTCTGTAACAT GTGACAGTGGCGCCGACAAACAAACATGCCACCTGTGA